In Quercus robur chromosome 10, dhQueRobu3.1, whole genome shotgun sequence, a genomic segment contains:
- the LOC126703633 gene encoding methylenetetrahydrofolate reductase 2-like, with protein MKVIEKIREAGEEKVVFSFEFFPPKTEDAVDNLFERMERMVAHNPTFCDITWGAGGSTADLTLDIANRMQNMICVESMMHLTCTNMPVEKIDHALQTIKVNGLQNVLALRGDPPKGQDKFVQIEGGFACALDLVKHIRAQYGDYFGITVAGYPEAHPDAIGENGLATLEAYHKDLVYLKQKVDAGADVIITQLFYDTDIYLKFVNDCRQIGITCPIVPGIMPINNYKGFIRMTGFCKTKIPAEIMAALEPIKDNEEAVKAYGIHLGTEMCKKILAHGIKTVHLYTLNMEKSALAILMNLGLIEETKISRSLPWRRPTNVFRVKEDVRPIFWANRPKSYISRTIGWDQYPHGRWGDSCNPSYGALSDYQFMRPRARDKKLLEEWATPLTNVDDIQEKFKKYCLGKLRSSPWSELDGLQPETRIINEQLGKINIKGFLTVNSQPAVNGEKSDSPSVGWGGPGGYVYQKAYVEFFCSREKLDALVAKSKAFPSLTYMAVNKEGNWISNVHQTAVNAVTWGVFPAKEIIQPTVVDPTSFMVWKDEAFEIWSRGWASLFPEGDPSRKLLEEVQSSYYLVSLVDNDYIHGDLFAVFADF; from the exons ATGAAGGTAATAGAGAAGATCCGGGAGGCAGGGGAAGAAAAAGTGGTGTTCTCGTTCGAGTTCTTCCCTCCCAAAACTGAAGATGCAGTGGACAACCTGTTCGAGAGGATGGAGCGTATGGTGGCTCACAACCCCACATTCTGCGACATCACTTGGGGAGCCGGTGGTTCCACCGCCGATCTCACTCTCGACATCGCCAACAGGATGCAGAACATGATCTGCGTCGAGTCCATGATGCATCTCACCTGCACCAACATGCCTGTGGAGAAGATCGATCACGCTCTTCAAACCATCAAGGTTAATGGTCTCCAGAACGTCCTCGCTCTCCGTGGTGATCCTCCTAAAGGCCAGGACAAGTTTGTTCAGATCGAGGGTGGCTTTGCTTGTGCTCTTGATCTC GTGAAACATATCAGAGCCCAATATGGTGACTACTTTGGCATTACCGTTGCTGGTTatccag AGGCACATCCCGATGCGATCGGAGAAAATGGGTTGGCTACACTCGAAGCTTATCACAAGGATCTTGTTTATCTCAAGCAGAAG GTGGATGCCGGAGCAGATGTAATCATCACACAATTGTTTTATGACACTGACATTTACCTCAAATTTGTGAATGATTGTCGCCAAATTGGAATTACTTGCCCCATTGTTCCTGGAATTATGCCTATTAATAACTACAAGGGCTTCATTCGCATGACTGGTTTTTGCAAAACTAAG ATACCTGCTGAAATTATGGCCGCCTTGGAGCCTATCAAGGACAATGAAGAAGCTGTCAAAGCCTATGGAATTCATCTTGGAACTGAAATGTGCAAGAAGATTTTAGCTCATGGGATTAAGACAGTGCATCTTTATACCCTAAACATGGAGAAGTCAGCATTAGCTATATTAATG AATCTTGGTCTGATTGAAGAGACCAAAATTTCAAGGTCCCTGCCTTGGAGACGCCCGACTAATGTTTTCCGTGTGAAGGAAGACGTTCGTCCAATTTTCTG GGCTAATCGTCCAAAGAGCTACATATCAAGGACTATAGGCTGGGACCAGTACCCACATGGGCGGTGGGGTGATTCTTGCAATCCATCATATGGAGCATTAAGTGACTATCAG TTCATGCGGCCACGAGCACGTGACAAGAAACTTCTTGAAGAATGGGCTACACCCTTGACAAATGTTGATGATATTCAGGAG AAATTTAAGAAATACTGCCTTGGAAAATTGAGAAGCAGTCCATGGTCAGAGTTAGATGGGCTTCAGCCAGAGACACGAATCATAAATGAGCAGCTGGGGAAGATTAATATAAAGGGATTCCTCACTGTCAATAGCCAACCAGCAGTCAATGGGGAAAAATCTGATTCCCCATCTGTTG GATGGGGTGGACCTGGAGGGTATGTTTATCAGAAGGCATATGTAGAGTTTTTCTGTTCCAGGGAGAAGTTGGATGCACTTGTTGCCAAAAGCAAGGCTTTCCCATCTCTAACCTACATGGCTGTGAACAAAGAAGGGAATTGGATATCCAATGTCCACCAAACTGCTGTGAATGCTGTGACATGGGGAGTCTTCCCTGCAAAGGAGATAATCCAACCAACTGTTGTGGATCCTACCAGCTTTATGGTGTGGAAGGATGAGGCCTTTGAAATCTGGTCAAGGGGGTGGGCTTCCTTGTTCCCAGAGGGTGATCCATCCAGAAAACTGCTTGAAGAG gtcCAGAGCAGCTATTACTTGGTCAGCTTGGTGGATAACGATTACATCCATGGTGATCTTTTTGCTGTTTTTGCAGATTTCTGA
- the LOC126701894 gene encoding histone-lysine N-methyltransferase ASHH3-like isoform X4, whose product MEYSVPVAHHLDLLACVVEIAIVVYSYRMLLSSCSSGCKCGSSCLNKPFQHRPVKKMKLVKTEKCGSGIVADEDIKHGEFVIEYVGEVIDDKTCEERLWNMKHRGETNFYLCEINRDMVIDATYKGNKSRYINHSCCPNTEMQKWIIDGETRIGIFATRDIKKGEHLTYDYQFVQFGADQDCHCGAAGCRRKLGVRPTKPKMSSDAALKLVAYQVAVSSPKLKAILSGEDVYQNGGLHVGSSHVSEQQRTCSRNCIGEVIMITRPMNKRSFGIIKRFDKFSRKHSIMFEDGAIEFLDMTKEDWELVTL is encoded by the exons ATGGAATATTCTGTTCCTGTAGCCCATCACCTGGATCTTCTGGCGTGTGTGGTAGAGATTGCCATTGTGG TTTATTCCTATAGGATGCTTCTGTCTAGCTGTTCTTCTGGCTGTAAATGTGGGAGTTCATGCCTCAACAAACCATTTCAGCACCGacctgtgaagaagatgaaactGGTGAAG ACTGAAAAATGTGGCTCTGGAATTGTGGCGGATGAAGATATCAAGCACGGAGAATTTGTAATAGAGTATGTGGGAGAAG TTATTGATGACAAGACATGTGAGGAAAGGCTTTGGAATATGAAACACCGTGGAGAGACAAACTTTTACTTGTGTGAAATTAATCGAGATATGGTAATTGATGCCACATACAAGGGAAACAAGTCAAGATATATAAACCATAGCTGTTGTCCCAATACCGAGATGCAGAAATG GATAATTGATGGGGAAACAAGAATTGGCATATTTGCAACTCGTGACATAAAAAAGGGCGAGCATCTGACCTATGATTATCA GTTTGTTCAATTTGGTGCAGATCAAGATTGCCATTGTGGTGCTGCTGGCTGCAGGCGGAAGCTGGGGGTTAGACCTACCAAGCCTAAGATGTCTTCGGATGCTGCATTAAAGCTAGTGGCATACCAGGTGGCTGTGTCATCTCCTAAACTGAAAGCAATTCTGTCTGGAGAAGAT GTTTATCAGAATGGAGGTTTACATGTAG GGAGTTCGCATGTTAGTGAGCAACAAAGAACATGCTCCCGTAATTGTATTGGTGAAGTTATCATGATAACTCGCCCCATGAACAAAAG GTCCTTTGGTATTATTAAACGTTTTGATAAATTTTCCAGAAAACACTCA ATCATGTTTGAAGATGGTGCTATTGAATTTCTTGACATGACCAAAGAAGATTGGGAACTTGTAACATTGTGA
- the LOC126701894 gene encoding histone-lysine N-methyltransferase ASHH3-like isoform X3: MPATKKIGNPVDFELPDWFNKWKPMPYTFIRRNIYLTKRIKRRLEDDGIFCSCSPSPGSSGVCGRDCHCGMLLSSCSSGCKCGSSCLNKPFQHRPVKKMKLVKTEKCGSGIVADEDIKHGEFVIEYVGEVIDDKTCEERLWNMKHRGETNFYLCEINRDMVIDATYKGNKSRYINHSCCPNTEMQKWIIDGETRIGIFATRDIKKGEHLTYDYQFVQFGADQDCHCGAAGCRRKLGVRPTKPKMSSDAALKLVAYQVAVSSPKLKAILSGEDVYQNGGLHVGSSHVSEQQRTCSRNCIGEVIMITRPMNKRSFGIIKRFDKFSRKHSIMFEDGAIEFLDMTKEDWELVTL; encoded by the exons ATGCCTGCTACAAAGAAG ATTGGGAATCCTGTTGATTTCGAACTTCCAGATTGGTTTAATAAATGGAAGCCAATGCCATACACCTTTATAAGGCGAA ATATATATCTCACAAAGAGAATTAAAAGACGCCTTGAGGACGATGGAATATTCTGTTCCTGTAGCCCATCACCTGGATCTTCTGGCGTGTGTGGTAGAGATTGCCATTGTGG GATGCTTCTGTCTAGCTGTTCTTCTGGCTGTAAATGTGGGAGTTCATGCCTCAACAAACCATTTCAGCACCGacctgtgaagaagatgaaactGGTGAAG ACTGAAAAATGTGGCTCTGGAATTGTGGCGGATGAAGATATCAAGCACGGAGAATTTGTAATAGAGTATGTGGGAGAAG TTATTGATGACAAGACATGTGAGGAAAGGCTTTGGAATATGAAACACCGTGGAGAGACAAACTTTTACTTGTGTGAAATTAATCGAGATATGGTAATTGATGCCACATACAAGGGAAACAAGTCAAGATATATAAACCATAGCTGTTGTCCCAATACCGAGATGCAGAAATG GATAATTGATGGGGAAACAAGAATTGGCATATTTGCAACTCGTGACATAAAAAAGGGCGAGCATCTGACCTATGATTATCA GTTTGTTCAATTTGGTGCAGATCAAGATTGCCATTGTGGTGCTGCTGGCTGCAGGCGGAAGCTGGGGGTTAGACCTACCAAGCCTAAGATGTCTTCGGATGCTGCATTAAAGCTAGTGGCATACCAGGTGGCTGTGTCATCTCCTAAACTGAAAGCAATTCTGTCTGGAGAAGAT GTTTATCAGAATGGAGGTTTACATGTAG GGAGTTCGCATGTTAGTGAGCAACAAAGAACATGCTCCCGTAATTGTATTGGTGAAGTTATCATGATAACTCGCCCCATGAACAAAAG GTCCTTTGGTATTATTAAACGTTTTGATAAATTTTCCAGAAAACACTCA ATCATGTTTGAAGATGGTGCTATTGAATTTCTTGACATGACCAAAGAAGATTGGGAACTTGTAACATTGTGA
- the LOC126701894 gene encoding histone-lysine N-methyltransferase ASHH3-like isoform X2 yields MPATKKTPEHNRVGNVFNNLLKQIGNPVDFELPDWFNKWKPMPYTFIRRNIYLTKRIKRRLEDDGIFCSCSPSPGSSGVCGRDCHCGMLLSSCSSGCKCGSSCLNKPFQHRPVKKMKLVKTEKCGSGIVADEDIKHGEFVIEYVGEVIDDKTCEERLWNMKHRGETNFYLCEINRDMVIDATYKGNKSRYINHSCCPNTEMQKWIIDGETRIGIFATRDIKKGEHLTYDYQFVQFGADQDCHCGAAGCRRKLGVRPTKPKMSSDAALKLVAYQVYQNGGLHVGSSHVSEQQRTCSRNCIGEVIMITRPMNKRSFGIIKRFDKFSRKHSIMFEDGAIEFLDMTKEDWELVTL; encoded by the exons ATGCCTGCTACAAAGAAG ACTCCTGAGCACAATCGTGTCGGGAatgtttttaacaacttgctgaAGCAGATTGGGAATCCTGTTGATTTCGAACTTCCAGATTGGTTTAATAAATGGAAGCCAATGCCATACACCTTTATAAGGCGAA ATATATATCTCACAAAGAGAATTAAAAGACGCCTTGAGGACGATGGAATATTCTGTTCCTGTAGCCCATCACCTGGATCTTCTGGCGTGTGTGGTAGAGATTGCCATTGTGG GATGCTTCTGTCTAGCTGTTCTTCTGGCTGTAAATGTGGGAGTTCATGCCTCAACAAACCATTTCAGCACCGacctgtgaagaagatgaaactGGTGAAG ACTGAAAAATGTGGCTCTGGAATTGTGGCGGATGAAGATATCAAGCACGGAGAATTTGTAATAGAGTATGTGGGAGAAG TTATTGATGACAAGACATGTGAGGAAAGGCTTTGGAATATGAAACACCGTGGAGAGACAAACTTTTACTTGTGTGAAATTAATCGAGATATGGTAATTGATGCCACATACAAGGGAAACAAGTCAAGATATATAAACCATAGCTGTTGTCCCAATACCGAGATGCAGAAATG GATAATTGATGGGGAAACAAGAATTGGCATATTTGCAACTCGTGACATAAAAAAGGGCGAGCATCTGACCTATGATTATCA GTTTGTTCAATTTGGTGCAGATCAAGATTGCCATTGTGGTGCTGCTGGCTGCAGGCGGAAGCTGGGGGTTAGACCTACCAAGCCTAAGATGTCTTCGGATGCTGCATTAAAGCTAGTGGCATACCAG GTTTATCAGAATGGAGGTTTACATGTAG GGAGTTCGCATGTTAGTGAGCAACAAAGAACATGCTCCCGTAATTGTATTGGTGAAGTTATCATGATAACTCGCCCCATGAACAAAAG GTCCTTTGGTATTATTAAACGTTTTGATAAATTTTCCAGAAAACACTCA ATCATGTTTGAAGATGGTGCTATTGAATTTCTTGACATGACCAAAGAAGATTGGGAACTTGTAACATTGTGA
- the LOC126701894 gene encoding histone-lysine N-methyltransferase ASHH3-like isoform X1, producing MPATKKTPEHNRVGNVFNNLLKQIGNPVDFELPDWFNKWKPMPYTFIRRNIYLTKRIKRRLEDDGIFCSCSPSPGSSGVCGRDCHCGMLLSSCSSGCKCGSSCLNKPFQHRPVKKMKLVKTEKCGSGIVADEDIKHGEFVIEYVGEVIDDKTCEERLWNMKHRGETNFYLCEINRDMVIDATYKGNKSRYINHSCCPNTEMQKWIIDGETRIGIFATRDIKKGEHLTYDYQFVQFGADQDCHCGAAGCRRKLGVRPTKPKMSSDAALKLVAYQVAVSSPKLKAILSGEDVYQNGGLHVGSSHVSEQQRTCSRNCIGEVIMITRPMNKRSFGIIKRFDKFSRKHSIMFEDGAIEFLDMTKEDWELVTL from the exons ATGCCTGCTACAAAGAAG ACTCCTGAGCACAATCGTGTCGGGAatgtttttaacaacttgctgaAGCAGATTGGGAATCCTGTTGATTTCGAACTTCCAGATTGGTTTAATAAATGGAAGCCAATGCCATACACCTTTATAAGGCGAA ATATATATCTCACAAAGAGAATTAAAAGACGCCTTGAGGACGATGGAATATTCTGTTCCTGTAGCCCATCACCTGGATCTTCTGGCGTGTGTGGTAGAGATTGCCATTGTGG GATGCTTCTGTCTAGCTGTTCTTCTGGCTGTAAATGTGGGAGTTCATGCCTCAACAAACCATTTCAGCACCGacctgtgaagaagatgaaactGGTGAAG ACTGAAAAATGTGGCTCTGGAATTGTGGCGGATGAAGATATCAAGCACGGAGAATTTGTAATAGAGTATGTGGGAGAAG TTATTGATGACAAGACATGTGAGGAAAGGCTTTGGAATATGAAACACCGTGGAGAGACAAACTTTTACTTGTGTGAAATTAATCGAGATATGGTAATTGATGCCACATACAAGGGAAACAAGTCAAGATATATAAACCATAGCTGTTGTCCCAATACCGAGATGCAGAAATG GATAATTGATGGGGAAACAAGAATTGGCATATTTGCAACTCGTGACATAAAAAAGGGCGAGCATCTGACCTATGATTATCA GTTTGTTCAATTTGGTGCAGATCAAGATTGCCATTGTGGTGCTGCTGGCTGCAGGCGGAAGCTGGGGGTTAGACCTACCAAGCCTAAGATGTCTTCGGATGCTGCATTAAAGCTAGTGGCATACCAGGTGGCTGTGTCATCTCCTAAACTGAAAGCAATTCTGTCTGGAGAAGAT GTTTATCAGAATGGAGGTTTACATGTAG GGAGTTCGCATGTTAGTGAGCAACAAAGAACATGCTCCCGTAATTGTATTGGTGAAGTTATCATGATAACTCGCCCCATGAACAAAAG GTCCTTTGGTATTATTAAACGTTTTGATAAATTTTCCAGAAAACACTCA ATCATGTTTGAAGATGGTGCTATTGAATTTCTTGACATGACCAAAGAAGATTGGGAACTTGTAACATTGTGA
- the LOC126702115 gene encoding F-box/kelch-repeat protein At2g44130 gives MGQAESSTEDYDKQQQQHQQKQLIPGLPDEIAMDCLVRVPHQFHSNMKLVCRSWRTLITHPSFYKERRRSGTAEQMVCLIQPLPIPIPSPPQNETESSKKTPSPPQYGLSIYNASHQTWHRIMGPNANTGHIPMFCQCVPLPAFGKLMLLGGWDPKSLEPVTDVYVLDFIGGFKWKRAASMSAARSFFACGVVGDSMVYVAGGHDNQKNALQSAEVYDVNADEWRVLPPMAEERDECQGLTWEGDSRFWVLSGYSTEAQGLFRSDAECYDPKTGSWSIIEGVWPFPNVSPRGLTTTITISNQNQLWCFLGGQQFKQSRDNNEILWNVLKSVQLPDDINVTSLCVTAIGQGQNQCCINNHPQQQQRIFVMSSSGGRGVLSSSNCGECECEGKGAYMLEREIKSKGGSIYKWNHVHTPVAFASFPYSASYIFI, from the coding sequence atggGACAAGCAGAGAGTAGTACCGAGgattatgacaaacaacaaCAGCAGCATCAGCAAAAGCAGTTGATTCCAGGTCTGCCTGATGAGATAGCCATGGATTGTTTAGTGAGAGTGCCCCACCAATTTCATTCCAACATGAAATTAGTGTGCAGGAGTTGGAGAACCTTAATCACGCATCCTTCCTTCTACAAAGAAAGACGCAGATCTGGCACAGCAGAGCAAATGGTGTGCCTTATTCAACCTCttccaattccaattccatCACCACCACAAAATGAGACAGAGTCATCCAAGAAGACCCCAAGTCCACCTCAATATGGCTTGAGCATCTACAACGCCTCACACCAGACTTGGCATCGGATAATGGGACCCAATGCAAACACCGGACATATCCCCATGTTCTGTCAGTGTGTGCCACTTCCAGCATTTGGGAAGCTCATGCTCTTAGGTGGTTGGGACCCCAAGAGCTTGGAACCAGTGACTGATGTGTATGTCCTGGACTTCATTGGTGGTTTCAAGTGGAAACGTGCAGCGTCCATGTCAGCGGCGCGCTCTTTCTTCGCATGTGGAGTGGTAGGAGATTCAATGGTTTATGTGGCAGGGGGACATGACAATCAGAAGAATGCGCTGCAATCAGCAGAAGTGTATGATGTAAACGCAGATGAGTGGAGGGTGTTGCCACCTATGGCAGAGGAGAGGGACGAGTGTCAAGGGCTTACCTGGGAAGGTGATTCCAGGTTCTGGGTGCTCAGTGGGTACAGCACTGAAGCCCAAGGACTATTTAGATCTGATGCCGAATGTTATGATCCCAAGACAGGATCTTGGTCCATAATTGAAGGGGTTTGGCCCTTTCCAAATGTTAGTCCAAGAGGCCTCACCACCACAATCACCATCAGCAACCAAAACCAACTGTGGTGCTTCTTGGGAGGACAGCAATTTAAGCAATCTAGGGACAACAATGAGATCCTGTGGAATGTGCTCAAGTCCGTTCAGCTTCCTGATGACATAAATGTAACATCACTATGTGTCACAGCTATTGGACAGGGTCAAAATCAATGTTGTATCAATAATCATCCTCAGCAGCAGCAGCGGATTTTCGTAATGAGTAGTAGTGGTGGCAGAGGAGTATTGTCATCATCAAATTGCGGAGAATGTGAATGTGAAGGGAAGGGGGCATATATGTTAGAGAGGGAGATCAAAAGTAAAGGTGGTAGCATCTACAAATGGAATCATGTCCACACTCCTGTTGCATTTGCTAGCTTCCCATATTCGGCTTCATACATTTTTATCTGA